The genomic DNA GGTCTTATGTCCCTGAATCGAGTCTCCTTACTGGTTAACTCGTTTTTTTCTGCGTTATTTTACGCAGGTCGGCAAAAATCGTTACAAAACTTTGCAATAACCGCTTTTACGGGAGCTATCCCGCTTAAATCACTCTGGGGGAGGTAAAATCAATCAAGGAAGGGTGAAAAGGAGATAGAGGAGCGTGATAGCGCCACGAGTTGCTAAGGCCACGCTTCGATGTGTAGACGAGTACTGTTCCTTTTACAGAAACCTGTTTTCAGATGTGAGAAGTTTTGAAGCCTTTAAATATCTACACATCGGAATACTGAGCGACCTCAAAAGAAAAAGTCTCCCGGAAATTGCACTCTTGGTAGGATTAGAAAACCCTCAAGGACTGCAACATTTTCTCAATCACTCCCCCTGGGACATAAAAAAGCTCAGAGAGCGCAGAATCTCCCGGCTGAAAAGAGCGATTATAGGGCGAAAAATCTTGCTAGTAGTGGATGAAACCGGAGACCGAAAAAAAGGCAACAGTACCGACTATACAGCCCGCCAGTATCTGGGGAAACTCGGAAAAATAGACCGGGGAATGGTTTCGGTAGTAATTTATGGAGTGCTCGAAGGAATCACCTTTCCAATTCTGTTTGAAATCTACAAACCGAAAAAAACGCTTAAAGCGGAGGATAGATACCAGACGAAAACCGAGATAGCGGCTCGACTGGTGAGAGAAATCGTCGCTCTCGGCTTTGAAGTTGAGATGGTGTTAGCTGATAGCTTATACGGAGAAAGTGAGACAACATTTATCGAAGAATTAGAGAAGCTCAAGCTGAACTTCATCGTCGCAATTCGGAGTAACCACGGAGTCTGGATGCCAAGAGGGTCAAAGGTGAGAGCGAACAAATGGCGAAAGTTTGACCGAATCATGAGCGGAGGTAAGGTTGAGGAACGTTACATTCGAGAGATAGTCTTTGGATGGAAGAACTGGCTCAATAATATTCGATTACTTTTGCAACCACTGGTCAGCTTTAATGCTCTTGTTGGTTGGTTAAAAATCTTTCCTATACCTCAGCTATCTCAACAATTATCTCGCTTAGTTGCGATTATGAATTTCTTTGTTGGTGCTGTTTCTGATGTGGGGGAGACTTTCGATTTCCACTTTTCCTCTGCCTAAAGTGATTTAAGAGGGATATTATCCTTTTAAAATATTCTTCAATCCTTTCACAAATCGTTCGATTCCTGCTGCCGCTGTTTCCGCTTGCAACGCGCCGTAAGCAACGCGCAAATAACAACCTTCCTCCATCCCAAACGTATTACCGGGAATCACCGCAACGCCATACTCGCGAATTAGCCACTCGACAAGGGCGAAAGAATCGAGGGAAGTGCGGACTTTAAGGAAGACGTAGAATGCGCCGTCAGCGGGGGCAAAGGTGCAATATTGTTCGAGACTTTGGAGCGAATTGAGGACGATTTCTCGCGCCGCAAAAATTGCTTCTTGGCGTTTTTCGCAATACGCTTTACCCGCCTTCAACGCGCCCAAAGCAGCATACTGCGAGACTACCGGCGGGCAAATTAAATTAGTATCTTGAATTTTCTCGACTGCTTCGAGAAGATGCTGCGGGATTACCATGTAACCGATGCGCCAACTCGCAAATCCA from Oscillatoria sp. FACHB-1406 includes the following:
- a CDS encoding IS701 family transposase → MIAPRVAKATLRCVDEYCSFYRNLFSDVRSFEAFKYLHIGILSDLKRKSLPEIALLVGLENPQGLQHFLNHSPWDIKKLRERRISRLKRAIIGRKILLVVDETGDRKKGNSTDYTARQYLGKLGKIDRGMVSVVIYGVLEGITFPILFEIYKPKKTLKAEDRYQTKTEIAARLVREIVALGFEVEMVLADSLYGESETTFIEELEKLKLNFIVAIRSNHGVWMPRGSKVRANKWRKFDRIMSGGKVEERYIREIVFGWKNWLNNIRLLLQPLVSFNALVGWLKIFPIPQLSQQLSRLVAIMNFFVGAVSDVGETFDFHFSSA